Within the Legionella pneumophila subsp. pneumophila str. Philadelphia 1 genome, the region CTTAATATCTAGACCACAATAACATTCTGACGATGAGCCTTAACGAGGGGCGTTTGCTATAGGATTCGTCATTGGATTTAAGAAATCCATCAATAGTTTTAGAATTAATCCAAGTGCAACCAGACTGACGCTGATAGCCGCAAGTGAGTAAGTGGGCAGCTTCAGGTGATGAGTGTGCATATCACATAAATCATCGTAGATATTGCTCATGGTTTCATAGATGCCTTTGCATTGCTCAAGAAGCTCTTGATACTCATCACCAGTTAGAACAATGTTATCGATTTGTTTCATCATATCCTGATAAAGAGCGAGCGGTGAATGTTTTCCCGAGGATAAAAAGGAGATGGCAGCAGAAAAATCATATTGATCGGCTGTTATTTGGTAGGTGGTCAAGCGATTGCTTGGTTCAATGTATTTCGAGCGGATAATATTCCCGCCATGCATAAACCCGGCAATATGTAATAAAAAATGAGCGAGAAGTATTTTGGGTGTAAATTTTTCTATGTTTTCAAGGTAATTTTCGGTTGTTTTTGTCATCTCATCCTTATGAATTTCATCAGGATTAATGTTTAGTTGTCGTAAATCATTTTCTATAGCGG harbors:
- a CDS encoding biliverdin-producing heme oxygenase; this translates as MFSKALISATYKNGKPGQLTEEHEKAEHHRFKTDYLFKNAEISKDLYASRLIQHFLIIKAIETKLQNLSKTEQSEISAFFALSYLEQLWRTTAIENDLRQLNINPDEIHKDEMTKTTENYLENIEKFTPKILLAHFLLHIAGFMHGGNIIRSKYIEPSNRLTTYQITADQYDFSAAISFLSSGKHSPLALYQDMMKQIDNIVLTGDEYQELLEQCKGIYETMSNIYDDLCDMHTHHLKLPTYSLAAISVSLVALGLILKLLMDFLNPMTNPIANAPR